In Candidatus Palauibacter soopunensis, the sequence CTCTTACTTGCTCTTACTTGAACAGTTTGCTCACTGAGGTGTTCTCGTGCGTGCTCTCGATGGCCTGCGCGAGCAGACTCGCCACGGAAAGCACGGTCAGGTTCGGGAGCGCTTCCTGCACTCCCGGAGCGAGCGGCACGGTGTCCGTCACCGTGATCTCCTTCACGTCGGCCGACGCGATACGCTCCACCGCCGGCCCCGAGAAGAGGGGGTGCGTGGCGAGGATGTAGATGTCCAGGGCGCCGCGCTCCTTCAGCACCTCGATGGCCGACACCATCGTCCCGGCCGTGTCGATCATGTCGTCGGGCACGATGCAGTGCTTCCCTTCGACTTCACCCACGATGTTCGAGACCTCCGCCTCGTTCGGGGCCGGACGCCGCTTGTCGATGATCGCGAGGTCTCCGCCGAGGCGTCGGGCGTAGCCGCGCGCCATCTTCGCCGCGCTCACGTCCGTCGCGACGACGACCAGGTTGTCCAGCTTCTTCATCTCGTAGTAGCGCCGGAAGACGGGGGCCGCGTAGAGGTGATCCACGGGGATGTCGAAGAAGCCCTGGATCTGGTGCTGGTGGAAGTCGATCGAGAGGACGCGGTCCGCGCCGGCGGCCGTCATCAGGTTCGCGAGCAGCTTCGCCGCGATCGACACGCGCGGCTGGTCCTTCCGGTCGGAGCGCCCGTACCCGTAGTAGGGGACGACCGCGGTGACCCTCGCCGCCGAGGCGCGCTTCGCCGCGTCGAGCAGGATCAGGAGTTCGAGCACGTTCTCCGCCGGCGGGTTCGTGGGCTGGATGAGGAAGACATCGCGCCCGCGCACGTTCTCGTCGATGCGCACGAAGATCTCGCCGTCGGCGAACCGCTTGATGGTGACGTCGCACAGCCGCTCTCCGAGCACGTCGGCGATCCCCTGCGCAAGGGCGGGATTCGCCGTGCCCGAAAGCAGCATGATCGGACTCGTATGGAACGAGAAGTCCGTGGTGTCCATGCGTGTCGACTGGCTCGCTGGTCTGGTTCCGGCATTCGTCGCTCCGCGCCCGTGACGCGCGCGCGGGGCCGTGCCGGAATGGAGAGAAACTGTGTGGGTCCCGAACCCGTGTGCCGCGGGGCCGAACCCCTCGGCGACAGCGGCCCAGACTATCGGTTCACGCGGGTTTCTGTCAACGAGCGTCCGGCGTCGCGCGCCCCGGAATCGTGTAGATGACCTGTGTCGGGTACGCGAACTCGACGCCGTGCCGGTCGAACCGTTCGTGGATCGCGAGCAGCACCGCCTGCTTCGCGTCCATGAAACGGGCGTACTCCGGGACGGTCATGTAGAAGATGGTGTCGAACTCGATCGCGGAGTCCGCGAAGCCCGACAGGTGGCAGCGGTCGAAGCGGGTCTCCTCCTGCGCCGCCACGATCTCCTCGATCCAGCCGGGGATCTGCGCCAGGAGGTCGCGCGGCGTGTCGTAGGTCACGCCGATCTTCAGCGCCCCGCGCCGGTCCTCCATGCGCCCGAGGTTGCGGATGCGGGTGTTGATCACGTCGCTGTTTCCGAGGATGAGTTGCTCGCCCCCGAGGCTCCGGAGCCGGGTCGTCTTGAGGCCGATGTGCTCCACCGATCCCTGGAACTCGCCGATGACGAGGAAGTCGCCGATGACGAAGGGCTTGTCGAGGATGATGGAGAGCGACGCGAGCAGGTCGCCGAGGACGTTCTGGGCCGCGAGGGCGACGGCGATGCCCCCGATGCCGAGGCCCGCGAGCAGGGCCGCGACCTCGACCCCGAGGTTGTCGAGGATGAGGAGGAGGACGACGGACCACACGGCGAGCCGGCCCACGAAGGAGAGCGCGCCGACCATGGTCACGGCCTCCGCGTCCTCGCCCGCGGTGGCATCCACGAAGCGGCGCACCCAGAAGGCGATGGCGGCGCTCGCCCAGATGCCGCCCTGGACGACGATGGCGATGACCGCGGCGCGGCGGATCACGATCGACACGACCGGGTCGAGTTCGAGCACGAGCGAGGCGGCGAAGAGCCCCACGAAGAGGATGAGGGCGAACTTCGTCTCGCCGAGCACAGCGGCGACGAGATCGTCGAGCGAGGTCCGCGTCTGGCTCGCGAAGCGCGCGAACGCCCGCAGCGCGTAGCGTTCGAGCAGCCACAGCGCGAGCGTCGTGACGGCGTAGATGCCGGCGGCGATCAGCCAGGCCGAAAGCGTGTTTCCGTAGATCGTCTGGTCCAGGCCCATGCCTTGAACTCCAGTGTCAGCCGAGTTGCTCCACCATCTCCGCGACGTCGGTCGTCGGACGGCGGCAGGCGAAGTCGGTGCAAACGTATGCCGTCGCCTTCCCGTCCAGGAGGTCGTGCGGCGCGGTGAAGGGCGCGATCTCCGCGAGCGCTTCGGACGAACCGCCGGCCGGCTTGAAGAGGACGGCGGTGCGGGGCGCGTAGCGGGCGGCGAGCGCGGCCAGCATGCGCCGCGTGCCGGGCTCGCCGGGCTCGCCCGTCACGACGACTTCCTGCGCCGGGCCCAGCGCGAGATCGAGTGCGACGAGCGACATCGTGTGCGCGGAGGGGGCGCCGGCGACGGGGCCGGCGAGCGCGCCGCGCAGCGCCTCCGCCCGGTCCAGGAGTTCGAGGTCGCCCGTGAGCCGGCCGAGCCGGAGGAGCACGTACCACGTCGTCGCGTTGGCCGAGGGCGTGGCCCCGTCGTACAGCTCCTTCTGCCGGA encodes:
- a CDS encoding ribose-phosphate pyrophosphokinase, giving the protein MDTTDFSFHTSPIMLLSGTANPALAQGIADVLGERLCDVTIKRFADGEIFVRIDENVRGRDVFLIQPTNPPAENVLELLILLDAAKRASAARVTAVVPYYGYGRSDRKDQPRVSIAAKLLANLMTAAGADRVLSIDFHQHQIQGFFDIPVDHLYAAPVFRRYYEMKKLDNLVVVATDVSAAKMARGYARRLGGDLAIIDKRRPAPNEAEVSNIVGEVEGKHCIVPDDMIDTAGTMVSAIEVLKERGALDIYILATHPLFSGPAVERIASADVKEITVTDTVPLAPGVQEALPNLTVLSVASLLAQAIESTHENTSVSKLFK
- a CDS encoding mechanosensitive ion channel family protein, which encodes MGLDQTIYGNTLSAWLIAAGIYAVTTLALWLLERYALRAFARFASQTRTSLDDLVAAVLGETKFALILFVGLFAASLVLELDPVVSIVIRRAAVIAIVVQGGIWASAAIAFWVRRFVDATAGEDAEAVTMVGALSFVGRLAVWSVVLLLILDNLGVEVAALLAGLGIGGIAVALAAQNVLGDLLASLSIILDKPFVIGDFLVIGEFQGSVEHIGLKTTRLRSLGGEQLILGNSDVINTRIRNLGRMEDRRGALKIGVTYDTPRDLLAQIPGWIEEIVAAQEETRFDRCHLSGFADSAIEFDTIFYMTVPEYARFMDAKQAVLLAIHERFDRHGVEFAYPTQVIYTIPGRATPDAR